The DNA sequence AAGCCTTCATCAGCGGCCGCGAACTGACGGTGGCGATCCTGGGCAAGGGCGCGAATGCGTATGCCCTGCCGGTGATCGAGATCGTCGCGCCCGATGGCAACTATGACTACGAGCACAAGTATTTTGGCGACGAGACCAAGTACTTCTGCCCGGCCAATCTGCCGGAAGACACCACCCGCCGCATCCAGGACATCTGCGTGGCCGCCTATCGCGCCATTGGCTGCGAAGGCTGGGGCCGCGCCGACGTGATCCTGGCGGACAACGGCGAACCGTACCTGCTCGAGATCAACACGTCGCCCGGCATGACCAGCCATTCGCTGGTCCCGATGGCGGCTGCCGCGAACGGCATGAACTATGAAAGCCTGTGTGTCGAGCTCCTTGCGGATGCCCGGTGCAAGGTCTCGGCCAGCCGGCCCCAAAGCGCTTAATCGGACGATCTGTGTGGAACGACTCCCGAACCCTCAACCTTCTTGCCAACACGCTGTATCTGTTGGCGGCGCTGGCATTGGGGTTGGCCGCCTTGCTGTGGATGGCGCAGCGGCCGGTGTTCGCGCTCAAGGGCATCGTGGTGGAAGCCGACAACGCCGAGCTGCAGCATGTGACGACCGCCAGCGTGCGCGCGACCATCGAGGGACGGCTGACGGGCAATTTCTTCACGGCCGACCTGGAGCAGGTACGGCAGGTGCTCGAGACCGTGCCCTGGGTGCGCCATGCCTCGATTCGTCGCCAGTGGCCCAATGCGCTGCGCGTGACGGTGGAAGAGCACCGGGTGCTGGGCTTGTGGAACGAAAACCGGCTGCTCAACACCTATGGGGAGTCGTTCACGGCGAACCTGGGCGAGGCCGAGGAAGACGGCGCGCTGCCGGTGTTCGGCGGCCCGCCGGGCTCGGAAAAACTCGTGGCGCAGCGCTACGCGGAATTGATCCGCTGGTTTGCGCCCATCAAGGTCGACCCGTCCCGGGTACTGCTGACTCAGCGGTACGCGTGGCAGGTCGAATTGTCGACCGGTCTGACGATCGACCTGGGTCGGGATCCGACCTCGGTCGGCGGGACCGATCCGGCCTCGCTCGAATCGCGTGTGCAGCGTTTCGTGCAGGCCGCCCCGGTCATCGACAGCCGGATCGGCAAGACGATCCATGCCGACCTGCGTTACCCCAACGGTTTTGCCATCACCACGGCAAAGCCGGCCCCGGCGCCTAAGGCGGCGCCAGGCACCAAGAAACCCGCATCAACCCCGAAAACTACCCAGAAAAAGCCATGACCCGTGAAACCAAGGACCTGATCGTTGCCCTCGACATTGGCACCAGCAAAGTGGTGGCAGTGGTCGCCGAGATGCAGCCGGAAGGGCGCTTCGAAGTCCTCGGACTCGGGCAGCACGAGTCGCGCGGGATGCGCAAGGGCGTTGTCGTCAACATCGAGACGACCGTCAATTCCATTCAGCGCGCGCTTGAAGAAGCCGAGCTGATGGCCGACTGCAAGATCCGCGACGTGTTCACCGGCATTGCCGGCAGCCACATCCGCAGCTTCAATTCCAGCGGCATGGTCGCGATCAAGGACAAGGAAGTCACCGCGGCCGACGTGGCCCGCGTGATCGAGACGGCCAAGGCCATCAACATCCCGACCGACCAGCAAGTCCTGCACGTGCTGACGCAGGAATTCATCGTTGACGGCCAGGAAGACATTCGCGAGCCGATCGGCATGAGCGGCATCCGCCTGGAAGTGCGCGTGCACATCGTGACCGGCGCCGTCAGCGCCGCGCAGAACATCGTGAAGTGCGTGCGCCGCTGCGGCCTGGAAGTGCAGGACCTGATCCTGCAACCGCTGGCGTCCAGCCTGGCGTGCCTGACCACCGACGAAAAGGAACTGGGCGTGGTCCTGGTCGACATCGGCGGCGGCACGACCGACATCGCCATTTTTACCGGCGGCGCGATCCGCCACACGGCCGTAATCCCGATTGCGGGCGACCAGATCACCGGCGACATTGCCGCCGCGCTGCGCACGCCGACGCCCGACGCCGAAGAGATCAAGTTGCGCTATGGCGTGGCCAAACAAGTGCTGGCCAGCCCCGACGAACGGATCGAAGTGCCCGGCCTGGGCGATCGTGGACCGCGTCAACTATCGCGCCAGGCCCTGGGCGCCGTTATCGAACCGCGCGTTGAAGAGCTGTTCACCTTCGTGCAGCAGGTGGTGCGCGAATCCGGTTACGACGAGCTGCTGTCGTCCGGCATCGTGCTGACCGGCGGTACATCGCAAATGCCTGGCGTGGTCGAGCTGGCCGAAGACATTTTCCTGAAACCCGTTCGCCTGGGCGTGCCGGAATACACCGGCAGCCTGGCGGACGTGGTGCGCAGTCCGCGATTTTCCACCGTGATGGGCCTGTTGGCCGAGGCGCGTTTGCAACGTGTCCGCGGCCGCCGCGTTGCACAGCAGACCGGCAACGTCACGCAGATTTTCGCGCGCATGAAAGAGTGGTTTCTGGGGAATTTCTGAGTGCGAGCCCAGTCGCAGAAAGATTTTGTGCAAGTCCTGCAGTCGCAGTCGTAGTTGCAGTGCCCGGCCGGCGCAAGCCACCGGTACTTTCTTGTTCATTCAACCTATGGAGCCGCGTGTGCCGGGAATATGAAATATGAAGCGTGATCCTTGGCGGGGTCACGGCCGGGTTGTTTTTGCCGCAAGGCTGCTTGTCCGGATCGCTTTTCATTTTTCGTATTCCCGATCACCCACTCCCAAACTGCCAGAACCTCTTCGGAGAACCTTATGAAATTCGAAATGCTAGACACCGATACCCGTGGCACGGTCATCAAGGTCGTGGGTGTGGGCGGAGCCGGTGGCAACGCCGTCGCCCACATGATTCGCCGTGGCGTCCAGGGCGTGGACTTCATCTGCGCCAATACCGACGCACAAGCGCTGGCCCACACCAATGCCCCGATCCAGATCCGTCTGGGCCGCAGCGGCCTGGGCGCTGGCGCCAAGCCTGAGCAGGGCCGCGCTGCCGCTGACACGGCACGCGAAGAAATCCGTGACGCGCTGCAAGGCGCCAACATGGTCTTCATTACCGCCGGCATGGGCGGTGGCACGGGCACGGGCGCCGGTCCGGTCGTGGCGGAAGTCGCGAAGGAACTGGGCATCCTGACGGTGGCCGTGGTCACCAAGCCGTTCGCGTTCGAAGGCGGCAAGCGCATGCGCATGGCCGAAGAAGGCATCGACGCGCTGTCGGAACACGTGCATTCCTTGATCGTCGTGCTGAACGAAAAGCTGTATGACCTGATGGGCGAAGACGCCACCCAGGAAGACTGCTTCAAGAACGCCGACGACGTGCTGCACAACGCTTGCGCCGGCATCGCCGAAATCATCAACGTCGACGGCAACGTCAACGTCGACTTCGAAGACGTCAAGACCATCATGAGCGAGCAGGGCAAGGCCATGATGGGCACGGCCATCGCCAGCGGCGTGGACCGCGCGCGCGTGGCTGCCGAGCATGCGATTGCATGCCCGCTGCTCGAAGGCATCGATCTGAACGGCGCGCGCGGCGTGCTGGTCAACATCACTGCCAGCCGTTCGCTGAAGATGCGCGAAACGCGCGAAATCATGGACACCATCCGCAGCTATGCCGCGGAAGAAGCCACCGTGATCTTTGGCGTGGCGTACGACGACGCGATCGGTGAAGACCTGCGCGTGACCGTGGTCGCCACCGGCCTGGGCCGTGCGAAGGCCAAGCCGCAACTGGTGCAGAACGCCATGCCCCAGCTGCGCACCGGCACCAGCGATGCCCACGCCTACCAGCAAGCCGGCGGCAACACCGGCAATGCAGGCGGCGGCAACAGCAACCACAACGGTTCGACCAACTACCACGACTACGACACGCCGACCGTGTTCCGCAATCCGCGTGACGCATCGATGCGTGTCCAGGCTCTGGAAAGCTCGGGCATGGAACATCTGGACATCCCGGCCTTCCTGCGCAAGCAAGCCGACTGAGATCGTTCGATCTTTCAGCAAAACCGCCGCGTGGAGCGATCCACGCGGCGGTTTTTTTATAGTCGTTGATGATGACAACGACCGGCTTGCAGCATGTGAGCAACAGGAGAGAGTTCGGATACACCGCTGCGCTTTTGTTACGCCATCGACGGAAGAGCACGGGATACGCTCTGCGCACCCACCCTGGAGTTGTCGATGTCCAACCCACGCACCCAGCTCGTACGAATTTTCCTGTTGACCCTCGTATCGCTGTTCCTGATCCCCATCGCCACCCTGCTGTTCACCGAATACGCCTTGCGCACGCAAGACGCGGAATTCATCCAGGGCATCGAACAGCGCATGGGGTCCGATTCCAGCATGTCGGCCGCCGAACGCGCCGACTCCATCGCGTACTACCGCAGCCATCCGCTGTCGGGCGCGTGTGCCGCTACCAGTCCGGAAGACCAGGTCTATCACGACAAGGTCTGCAGTCCGTACTCGATGCACTGGCAGTTCCACTACCTTGAACTGACCGCGATCTGGACGCTGGTGCTCGGCGTGGCCTTGCTGCTTGCAGCGCTTGCGCTGGGCGCCATCGCCTATGCCAGCCGGCCGCTGCGGTATGCGGCGTTTGTGGCGGGTTGGCGCCTGGTCACGATCACCAGCGCGATTGAAGTCGTGCTGCAAAGCGTGATGCTGGTGTGGCTGTCGTTCTGGGTGACCGCGTATTTCTGGAACAGCTACTACGTGAAGCTGATCGCGCTGGCCGGCATTGCCGCGGCAGCCGCCGTGTTCTTTGCGATCTGGACGCTGTTCAAACGCATTCCGTCGGGCAACGCCGTGGAAGGCGAGCTGATCAACGAGGCCGATGCGCCGCGCCTGTGGGACCGCATCCGCCAGCTGGCCGCGGCCGCCAAGACCACGCCGCCCGACCATGTCGTGGCCGGCATCGACACCAACTTTTTCGTGACCGAAGCGCCGTGCGACGTGGGCGGCCGGACCCTGACCGGCCGCACGCTGTTCGTCAGCCTGCCGCTGTTGCGGGTGCTGGACCAGGCCGAAGCCGATGCCGTGCTGGCGCATGAACTGGCGCATCTGGGCGGTGGCGATACGCGCCTGAGCGCGGCCCTGGGCCCCAAGCTGCAGCAGTTCGATCGATACACCTGGCAGATGCGCGAAGGCGGCCTGACCATCGTCACGCATTACCTGCTGCGCCTGTTCCGCATGATCATCGAATATGCGTTGGCGCGTGACAGCCGCGAGCGCGAACATGCGGCCGACCGCGTGGCGGCTGAGGTGACCGAACCCGGCGCCGTGATCCGCGCGCTGATCAAGATCACTGCGTACGCCAGCTATCGCAATGACGTCGAAAACCGGTTGTTCGCGCAGCAGCATCAGCATGATGGCGCACTGGGCATTGCGCGGTTCGTGGCCGAAGGCCTGCCCCCGTATGCCCGGTCGTCGGATTTCCTGGCTGACATGCAGCAGGGCGGCGTGCCGCATCCCTACGACAGCCACCCGCCCTTGTCGGAACGCATGCGCCATGTGGGGCATCACATTGCCGAGCAGGAATACGGCGCGATCGTAACGGCGACGCCGGCGGCAACCTGGGTCGACGACATCGAAACCGCCGATGCGATCGAGCAGCGCCTGTGGAGCGAGTATGAACAACGCTTCGTGCAGGACCATGAACTGAGCCTGGCCTACCGCTACGAGCCCGCGACCGAAGACGAGACGGAACACGTGCTGCGCTTTTTCCCGCCCGTGTCATTCGACCTGAAGGAAGGCAACATTGTCGTGAGCTATCTCGGCCTGACACCCAGCGCCAACATGGGCACGACGATGACCTGGGACGAGATCAAGGGGCTGACCTTCAAGGACAGCAACTTTGGCCGCGACACATTGAAAGTGACCCACTTTGAAAAGGGCACCCTGGGCGCCAAGACCACCACCATCAAGCTGACCGGGTTGGCCAAGCGCAAAGACGAGTTCAAGGCGGCGGTAGGCCAGTACTGGCATCGCCACCAGGTCATGCGCGCGCAGCAGCAACAGGCGGCGGAAGCGCTGGTGATGGCAGGTGCGGGCGCGGCCAGTGCCGGCACGGCGGCACCAGTGACGATGCAGTCGGAAAACGCAGGCGGCGACGGACCCGCTGATGTGACTGCTGACGCATCGGGGGCGAACCGGCCGCAGGCTTGATGTTCCGGCTGCAAGGTCATCCGCTAACGGAAGGGGCGGATGACCTTTTCTTCGCCCGGCCGGATCGGCCCGACATGCTCGCGGATCATGGCAAAGTCCGGATGCCGCGGCCCGTAGCATTGGTAGCTTTCGGCCACCGGTCGCCCTGGTTCTGCCGACCGCAACTGCAGGCAGATCTCGCCGTTCGGCTTGACAGTGGCCACGCCGAAGAAGCCTGGGTTCTCTGTCGCAATCGCAGCTGACGCTGCCAACATGCTGGCTATCCACCCTGTCAGCATGACAGCAGTGTTCCGCATCGATCAGTTGTTCCGCAGGAATTCGCGGATGAAATCGTCCTGGTTCGGCGCGTTTTCTTCCGTGGTGAACACGACCTTGCGATCCACCACGCGGGCGCGCAGTTCAGGACCGAACTGGCAGGTGATCTGGCTCAGGGCGCCTGCCTTCTGCTTGAAGTTGGCCGACGCATCGCCGCACATCCGGTCCAGCCCGGCCGCCACCGCACCGCAGTAGCCCTGCACGCTGACCTTCTTCAAGCGATCGTCGTTGATCGCCGCCCAATCGACGGTGGTCTTGACCGGCACGCCGCACGACGCGCTGGCGGCCGCATCGGTCGCGGCCAGCGCGGCCTGGCCCTGCGTCACGTGCTTTTCCCGATCAAAGCGCGCCAGCTTCTGTTGCACGCCCTGCTTGTTCTGCGACTCATAGCTGGCCAGCAGCGCTGCCGGCTTCATCGCCTTGGTTTTCTTTTCGTCGAACGACAGCGCGTATTCCTGCTTGCGGCCGGGCAGGTAGGCCACGTAGCGGTCACCGCCGCCGTACACGCTGCCTTTCTTTTGCACCATGCCGGAGTCGCGGCCGTCGAACGTCGTCACATAGGCATCGGTGCCGCTGCCCCAGCGTTCCACGCGAGTCAGGAACACGACCTTGTCGACCGGATGATTGACGCCGCTGATGCGCATCAGTGCCTGCTTGCCGTCCGCAGTCGGAGCGATCACGACTTCGACGCCTTCGTCGGCCGTGAACACTTTGGGATAGCTCGCCAACTCGAGCGCCGACACATTCGCCGAGGCGATGGCGCAGACGATGGCGGCGAGGGGCAGGGCGATGGGGCGCATGGATGTCCTGATGAGTGGAGGGGTGCACCGATCTTAGCCGCGCAAGAATTTCAGAAGGGTACGAAGTTGCAATCGATAGTTGCCTATACTGTCCGGCTGTATTTCCCTCTTACTGGAGTTGAGCATGACCATCAAAGTTGGCGATCGCGTTCCCGACGGCACCCTGACCGAGTTCATCGCAGTGGAAACCGAGGGCTGCTCCCTGGGCCCCAATGCCTTCCCGGTAGCAGACCTGGTCAAGGGCAAGAAGATCGCGGTTTTCGCGGTTCCTGGCGCCTTTACCCCGACCTGCTCGGCCAAGCACGTTCCCAGCTATCTGGAAAACTTCGACGCCATCAAGGCCAAGGGTGTGGACGAGATCTGGTGCGTGGCGACCAATGACGCATTCGTCATGGGCGCGTGGGCCAAGGACCAGAAGGCCAGCGGCAAGATCCGCTTCATGGCCGACGGTTCGGTCAAGTGGACCAAGGCGCTGGGTCTGGACATGGACCTGACCGAACGCGGCATGGGCGTGCGTTCGCAGCGCTATTCGATGCTGCTGGATGACGGCGTCGTCAAGCAACTGAACGTCGAAGCCGCCGGCAAGTACGAAGTCAGCGACGGCGCGACGATGCTCGGCCAGCTGTAAGGCACGACGCGGGGGGCAAGGCGCCGACTGGGCAGTGCCATTCTGCTGCCGGCCCTCCTGCTGCAGCCAGGTTCCCACACCCCGCAAGACCCTCGGCCACCCCCGGCGCGAACTTTTCCCCAGCTTGTCCCTCTATGGATGAGCCATCTGTATCGCTTTTCGCATGCTGCGTTGCAACCGGTTTCAGCCTCTCTGTGGCTGGCGCGACGACGCCATCTGGCTCCCCTAGCATAGAAACGTTACAATCCCCCTCTGCTTTCCTTCTTTTGGCCCATTGCCATGCTTCGTCAGCGCACCATCCAAAGCGTTACCCGCACGACCGGCGTCGGCCTGCACTCAGGTCGTCGGGTCGAGCTGACGCTGCGGCCCGCGGCGCCTGATACCGGCATCGTGTTCCACCGTATCGACCTGCCCGAACCTGTCGACCTGCCCGCGTCCGCGCTGGAAGTGGGCGACACGCGCATGGCGTCGGTGCTGCAGAAAGGCAATGTGCGGGTGTCCACCGTGGAACACCTGATGTCGGCGTGCGCCGGCCTGGGGATCGACAATCTGCATGTCGACCTGACGGCCGAAGAAGTGCCGATCATGGACGGCAGCGCGGGCACGTTCGTGTTCCTGCTGCAATCGGCCGGGCTGGAAGAGCAGAACGCCGCCAAGAAATTCATCCGGGTGCTCGAACCCGTGGAAGTGCGCGAAGGCGAAGGCGAGGGCGCCAAGTGGGCCCGCCTGGAACCGTTCGACGGCTATGCGCTGGCGTTTTCCATCGACTTCCATCATCCGGCCATCGATTCGACCGCGAATTTTGCCGAGATCGATTTCTCCAAGCAGTCGTACGTGCGCGAGATCGCCCGCGCCCGTACCTTCGGCTTCATGCAGGACGTCGAAAACCTGCGTGCCGCGGGCCTGGCCCGGGGCGGCAGTCTCGACAACGCCATCGTGATGGACGAATACCGCGTGCTGAATGCCGACGGCCTTCGGTACGACGACGAATTCGTCAAACACAAGATCCTGGATGCGATTGGCGACCTGTACCTGATCGGCAAGCCGCTGATCGCCCGGTATGTCGCGCACAAGTCCGGCCACGGCATGAACAACCAGCTGGTGCGCGCACTGCTGGCCAAACAGGACGCGTGGGAACTGGTGTCGTTCGAATCCACGGCCGCCGCGCCGCGGGCGTTCCGCCAGGAGTGGGCGCTGGCCTGAGCATCACGCTCGCCGCCGCCTGCTGCCGCTTCGACCTGTCCCCTTGGTTCTCGTCCGCCTCCTTGTCGTGCTGCTGGCCGTTGCGGTCGGCCTGCTGATCGTGGCCGGTTTCGTCACGGGCAATCGCAAGTACTACCAGCGTGCATGGAAGCTCGGCCGGATCGGCATTGCCGTCGCGCTGGTGTTCTTCGGGGTGCTGTTCGTCAGCCGGCTGATGGACTGATCAACCCGGCTTGCGCCGGGCCAGCAGCCGCGCCACGGCGTTGGCCAGCGGTCCTTCGCGCAGGTGTCCCTGCAGTTCCTCGAACGCCGCAATGCCTTGATTTCCCAGGGGTTGGGCGGGCTGGCGGGGCAGGGCATGTTCAGCCATGAGGGCTTCAACGGGACGGGTCAGGGATGCTTGAACGCGCACTGCGATTCCGTTAACCTGCCACCCTTGCTTCTCGAGCCCGGCCACGATCCGGGGCGCCAGCTGGCGCAATTTGGCCGAGTGCGATGCGGCCGGCACCCCCAAAGTCAGGTTATTGTCCTGGAAGCGGAGCACGCGGCAGGCGCCGCGCAGGGCTTCGGGCAGCACGGCATCGACCTGATTCTGCAGGGCCATCAACTGGGTGGCCGTGCTCATCAGGCTGGCCCCGCGGCTGTCGTGGCGCAGCCAGTTCATCGTGGCGGTCTGCGAAGCCGGATCGGTCAGTTTTTTCTTGCGTCGTAGCACTGCGAGAAGGTCTCGATAGTCGAAATTCAGGTTCGTCCGGATACCCGGGAACCCTACGTACCAGAAGGGTGCAGCGCGCCGAGCAAGGCGCATCAGTCCAGGAGGCACGCAAGTGCAGATCATCATAGTGCATCCGCGCTTGCGCCAGGCACGCACGCTTACCATCACGCCGCGCCTTGCGGCGGGCGCGGTGGCGGCCCTGCTGGCCACCGTGGCGCTTGGCGCGCTGCTGCTGCATGCGGTCACCGCCAGCACCGACAGCGTGCTGCCGTGGCAGGAAACGACCGCACGCGTCGAATCCGACGAGGCCCGCCAGGAAGCGGCCATGCGCGAAAACATCAACCAGCTGGCCCGCCGCGTGGGCGAAATGCAGGCCAAGCTAGTCCAGCTCGACGCCCTGGGTGAACGGGTGGCCGGACTGGCAGGCGTGACCCCCACTTTCAACATGAAGCGCAACCCCGGCCGCGGCGGCCTGCTGGTCGATCCGCACGAACTGTCGCGCAAGGATGTCAGCAGCGAACTGGACAAGCTTGAATCGCAGCTGGCCGAGCGGTCCGATTACCTGAGCGTGCTCGACGCCCAATTGACGACGCTGTCGGTGCGCAAATCCATGACGCCCACGGTCATGCCGGTGTCCGAAGGCCTGCACGTGTCCAGCTTTGGCTGGCGGCTGGACCCGTTCACGGGTTCGCGGTCGCTGCATGAAGGGATCGACTTCACCGCGCCCAGCGGTACCCCGATCGTGGCGGCGGCGGGCGGGGTGGTGCAGGCGGCCGAGCACCACGCGGGATATGGTTACATGATCGATCTGGATCACGGCAACGACCTGGTCACCCGCTATGCCCACACCTCGCGCCTGCTGGTCAAGACCGGCGATCTGGTCAAGCGGGGACAAAAGATTGCGCTGGTCGGCAGCACCGGGCGATCCACCGGGCCGCACCTGCACTTCGAGGTACGGATCTCGGGTGTTGCGGTCGATCCCAATATGTTTCTGGTCCATGGCCCCGGCAAGCAGCCGGTGCCCAATGCACCGGTGATCGCGACGCTGCCTGCGCAGCCGCTGGACTGATTCGTCCGGCCTTGCAGCACCGCCGCGCCGCCTCCGCGCGGCCTGCATGGACACTCACGGCCGCCCCCGGGCGGCCGTTTTGCCACTACGGTGCTAAACTCGTCGGCTTCCCTCTATCTATAGGCTGGGTCGTTGCGCCAGTGGTTCGGCGCCCCGGTTCCTTGCAGACATCGCGCAATGGTTTCCTCTCTGCTCAAGAAATTATTCGGCAGCCGTAATGACCGGCTCCTGAAGCAGTACGGCAAGTTGGTTGAGCGCATCAATGCGCTGGAATCCCAGACCGCTGCCCTTACCGACGAGCAACTCGCCGCCCGCACGCAGGAATTCAAGCAGCGCTACCAGAATGGCGAGACGCTGGACGACCTGCTGCCTGAAGCTTTCGCCGTGGTGCGCGAAGGGGGCAAGCGCGCGCTGGGCATGCGCCACTTCGACGTGCAGCTGCTGGGCGGCATCGTGCTGCATTCCGGCCGCATCGCCGAAATGCGCACGGGTGAAGGCAAGACGCTGGTCGCGACGCTGCCCACCTACCTGAACGCGCTTGCCGGCAAAGGCGTGCACGTGGTCACGGTCAACGACTACCTGGCAACGCGTGACGCGGCCTGGATGGGGCGGCTGTACCGCTTCCTGGGTCTGTCGATCGGCGTGGTGGTGTCTCAGCAGGACAATGACGAGAAGAAGGCCGCGTATCAGGCCGACATCACGTACGGCACGAACAACGAGTTCGGCTTCGACTACCTGCGCGACAACATGGAATACCAGGTGCAGGACCGCCGCCAGCGCGACCTGTTCTTTGCGGTGGTCGACGAAGTGGACTCGATCCTGATCGACGAGGCGCGCACGCCGCTGATCATCTCGGGTCAGGCCGAAGACCACACCGAGATGTACATCCGCATGAACGCGGTGCCGCCGCTGCTCACGCGCATGGCGTCCGAACCGAAAACGAACGAACCCGAACCCGAAGGCGACTTCTGGGTGGACGAGAAGGGCAATCAGCTCTTCCTGTCCGAAGCCGGCCACGAAAAGGCCGAAGAA is a window from the Pigmentiphaga litoralis genome containing:
- a CDS encoding peroxiredoxin, with the translated sequence MTIKVGDRVPDGTLTEFIAVETEGCSLGPNAFPVADLVKGKKIAVFAVPGAFTPTCSAKHVPSYLENFDAIKAKGVDEIWCVATNDAFVMGAWAKDQKASGKIRFMADGSVKWTKALGLDMDLTERGMGVRSQRYSMLLDDGVVKQLNVEAAGKYEVSDGATMLGQL
- the ftsA gene encoding cell division protein FtsA, producing MTRETKDLIVALDIGTSKVVAVVAEMQPEGRFEVLGLGQHESRGMRKGVVVNIETTVNSIQRALEEAELMADCKIRDVFTGIAGSHIRSFNSSGMVAIKDKEVTAADVARVIETAKAINIPTDQQVLHVLTQEFIVDGQEDIREPIGMSGIRLEVRVHIVTGAVSAAQNIVKCVRRCGLEVQDLILQPLASSLACLTTDEKELGVVLVDIGGGTTDIAIFTGGAIRHTAVIPIAGDQITGDIAAALRTPTPDAEEIKLRYGVAKQVLASPDERIEVPGLGDRGPRQLSRQALGAVIEPRVEELFTFVQQVVRESGYDELLSSGIVLTGGTSQMPGVVELAEDIFLKPVRLGVPEYTGSLADVVRSPRFSTVMGLLAEARLQRVRGRRVAQQTGNVTQIFARMKEWFLGNF
- the lpxC gene encoding UDP-3-O-acyl-N-acetylglucosamine deacetylase, whose protein sequence is MLRQRTIQSVTRTTGVGLHSGRRVELTLRPAAPDTGIVFHRIDLPEPVDLPASALEVGDTRMASVLQKGNVRVSTVEHLMSACAGLGIDNLHVDLTAEEVPIMDGSAGTFVFLLQSAGLEEQNAAKKFIRVLEPVEVREGEGEGAKWARLEPFDGYALAFSIDFHHPAIDSTANFAEIDFSKQSYVREIARARTFGFMQDVENLRAAGLARGGSLDNAIVMDEYRVLNADGLRYDDEFVKHKILDAIGDLYLIGKPLIARYVAHKSGHGMNNQLVRALLAKQDAWELVSFESTAAAPRAFRQEWALA
- the ftsZ gene encoding cell division protein FtsZ is translated as MKFEMLDTDTRGTVIKVVGVGGAGGNAVAHMIRRGVQGVDFICANTDAQALAHTNAPIQIRLGRSGLGAGAKPEQGRAAADTAREEIRDALQGANMVFITAGMGGGTGTGAGPVVAEVAKELGILTVAVVTKPFAFEGGKRMRMAEEGIDALSEHVHSLIVVLNEKLYDLMGEDATQEDCFKNADDVLHNACAGIAEIINVDGNVNVDFEDVKTIMSEQGKAMMGTAIASGVDRARVAAEHAIACPLLEGIDLNGARGVLVNITASRSLKMRETREIMDTIRSYAAEEATVIFGVAYDDAIGEDLRVTVVATGLGRAKAKPQLVQNAMPQLRTGTSDAHAYQQAGGNTGNAGGGNSNHNGSTNYHDYDTPTVFRNPRDASMRVQALESSGMEHLDIPAFLRKQAD
- a CDS encoding M23 family metallopeptidase, with product MQIIIVHPRLRQARTLTITPRLAAGAVAALLATVALGALLLHAVTASTDSVLPWQETTARVESDEARQEAAMRENINQLARRVGEMQAKLVQLDALGERVAGLAGVTPTFNMKRNPGRGGLLVDPHELSRKDVSSELDKLESQLAERSDYLSVLDAQLTTLSVRKSMTPTVMPVSEGLHVSSFGWRLDPFTGSRSLHEGIDFTAPSGTPIVAAAGGVVQAAEHHAGYGYMIDLDHGNDLVTRYAHTSRLLVKTGDLVKRGQKIALVGSTGRSTGPHLHFEVRISGVAVDPNMFLVHGPGKQPVPNAPVIATLPAQPLD
- a CDS encoding M48 family metallopeptidase — protein: MSNPRTQLVRIFLLTLVSLFLIPIATLLFTEYALRTQDAEFIQGIEQRMGSDSSMSAAERADSIAYYRSHPLSGACAATSPEDQVYHDKVCSPYSMHWQFHYLELTAIWTLVLGVALLLAALALGAIAYASRPLRYAAFVAGWRLVTITSAIEVVLQSVMLVWLSFWVTAYFWNSYYVKLIALAGIAAAAAVFFAIWTLFKRIPSGNAVEGELINEADAPRLWDRIRQLAAAAKTTPPDHVVAGIDTNFFVTEAPCDVGGRTLTGRTLFVSLPLLRVLDQAEADAVLAHELAHLGGGDTRLSAALGPKLQQFDRYTWQMREGGLTIVTHYLLRLFRMIIEYALARDSREREHAADRVAAEVTEPGAVIRALIKITAYASYRNDVENRLFAQQHQHDGALGIARFVAEGLPPYARSSDFLADMQQGGVPHPYDSHPPLSERMRHVGHHIAEQEYGAIVTATPAATWVDDIETADAIEQRLWSEYEQRFVQDHELSLAYRYEPATEDETEHVLRFFPPVSFDLKEGNIVVSYLGLTPSANMGTTMTWDEIKGLTFKDSNFGRDTLKVTHFEKGTLGAKTTTIKLTGLAKRKDEFKAAVGQYWHRHQVMRAQQQQAAEALVMAGAGAASAGTAAPVTMQSENAGGDGPADVTADASGANRPQA
- a CDS encoding cell division protein FtsQ/DivIB; this encodes MWNDSRTLNLLANTLYLLAALALGLAALLWMAQRPVFALKGIVVEADNAELQHVTTASVRATIEGRLTGNFFTADLEQVRQVLETVPWVRHASIRRQWPNALRVTVEEHRVLGLWNENRLLNTYGESFTANLGEAEEDGALPVFGGPPGSEKLVAQRYAELIRWFAPIKVDPSRVLLTQRYAWQVELSTGLTIDLGRDPTSVGGTDPASLESRVQRFVQAAPVIDSRIGKTIHADLRYPNGFAITTAKPAPAPKAAPGTKKPASTPKTTQKKP
- a CDS encoding DciA family protein, translating into MRLARRAAPFWYVGFPGIRTNLNFDYRDLLAVLRRKKKLTDPASQTATMNWLRHDSRGASLMSTATQLMALQNQVDAVLPEALRGACRVLRFQDNNLTLGVPAASHSAKLRQLAPRIVAGLEKQGWQVNGIAVRVQASLTRPVEALMAEHALPRQPAQPLGNQGIAAFEELQGHLREGPLANAVARLLARRKPG